In one Deltaproteobacteria bacterium genomic region, the following are encoded:
- the rpsR gene encoding 30S ribosomal protein S18, with protein sequence MLRRKRTLDPTTPIDFKKPDTLKRFITDRGKIIPRRISGATASQQRAITTAIKRARYLALLPSSVSHRPERGFSGEMAAANAGGGFRDGGRGPGGPGGRFGDRGGRDFDRGGRDFDGEGLEGRDGKDDDDFGGRED encoded by the coding sequence ATGTTGCGTAGAAAGCGCACACTCGATCCGACTACTCCGATCGATTTCAAGAAGCCTGATACGCTCAAGCGCTTCATAACAGATCGCGGCAAGATCATCCCACGTCGCATCTCTGGTGCGACCGCAAGCCAACAGCGCGCTATTACGACCGCTATCAAGCGGGCACGCTACTTGGCGCTGCTACCAAGCTCGGTCTCACACCGTCCTGAGCGCGGCTTCTCTGGTGAGATGGCTGCCGCTAATGCGGGTGGCGGATTCCGCGATGGCGGCCGTGGCCCAGGTGGCCCAGGAGGTCGTTTCGGTGATCGTGGTGGACGCGACTTTGATCGTGGTGGACGCGACTTTGACGGCGAAGGTCTAGAAGGCCGGGACGGCAAAGATGATGATGATTTTGGCGGCCGGGAGGACTGA
- the rpmB gene encoding 50S ribosomal protein L28 codes for MSRKCLSGKGIQVGHRVSHSNRKTNHRFLPNLQKKRFWSDEQKKFVTLRVSTAAIRTIDKIGLDAFLRRVTPAVAG; via the coding sequence ATGTCGAGGAAGTGCCTGAGTGGCAAAGGAATTCAAGTGGGTCACAGGGTGTCCCACTCCAATCGCAAGACCAACCACCGCTTTTTGCCTAACCTGCAAAAAAAGCGCTTCTGGTCGGACGAGCAAAAGAAGTTTGTGACGCTGCGCGTCAGTACAGCTGCGATTCGGACGATTGACAAGATCGGCCTAGACGCATTTCTGCGCCGCGTTACTCCAGCAGTTGCTGGTTAA
- the rpsT gene encoding 30S ribosomal protein S20, which yields MAHHKSAIKRIRRNGRAKVRNSQYLSAVKTAVKKFRQAVLGAGQGTFDKTEVRPLFVKAQSALSKAATKGVLHGNNASRRIGRLAAMLRSAEAGQVAQANVKATKKSAAARRAEASSDAPAKAPAAKAKTKASSTAAKKPAAKTKK from the coding sequence GTGGCACATCATAAGTCAGCTATTAAGCGTATCCGTCGCAACGGCCGGGCAAAAGTCCGCAACAGCCAGTATCTTTCCGCAGTTAAAACTGCCGTCAAAAAGTTCCGCCAGGCAGTACTTGGTGCGGGTCAGGGTACTTTCGACAAGACTGAAGTAAGGCCGCTCTTTGTTAAAGCACAATCAGCTCTGAGCAAAGCCGCAACCAAAGGTGTACTACACGGCAACAACGCATCGCGTAGAATCGGCCGTTTAGCTGCAATGCTCCGTAGTGCTGAAGCAGGCCAAGTGGCTCAAGCTAACGTCAAGGCGACTAAGAAATCTGCGGCTGCACGACGTGCAGAGGCATCCTCTGATGCACCTGCAAAGGCTCCAGCTGCTAAGGCTAAGACCAAAGCAAGCTCAACTGCCGCAAAAAAACCGGCAGCTAAAACTAAAAAGTAA